The DNA window CCGCGACCCGCCGCATCACCTCGTCGGCGGCTGTCACGCCGGGATAAGTTGTGACACCCAGCATTCGGGACGCCTGGTCGTAATACGGGTCGAGTTCGGCCGCCCAGTCGGTGATCGCGCCCCAATGCGGGTCGTCGAAGAATGCGGGAAGCGGACGGTACAGGGTGTTGGCGTAGTTGAGCGATCCACCGCCGACGCCGGCGCCGGCCATCACCAGCACGTCGCGCAGCAGATGCATCCGCTGTACCCCGAAAAGCCCCAGCGCGGGTGCCCAGACGTAGTCGCGCAGGCGCCAACTCGTCTTCGGCAGTTCATGATCGGCAAAGCGACGGCCGGATTCGATCACCGCGACGCAGTAACCCTTCTCCACCGCCCGGAGCGCGGCTACCGAACCGCCGAAGCCGGACCCGATGACGATGACGTCGAAGTGGTCACGCGGGGTGGAGGCGGGCGTTGCGGTCACTGCACGACCTTCAGTTCGTCGGGATGCGGCACCGCGGTTCGGTGCGTGGAACCGAGCACGTGATCGGCGGGATCGAATGTCGCCATCAGCCTGCGGTATTCGCTGGTGTAGTTCGGCCACATCACCGAATTGCGGCCGGTGGCATCGATATACCAGCTCGAGCAGCCCCCCCGATTCCACACCGTGCCGTCGAGTTCGTTGTCGAGTTCGGCGTTGTAGTGATCCTGCGCGGCCTGCGTCACCTCGACGGTCACCTTGTCGAGCCGGCGCAGGGCGGCCAGGGCGGTTGCGACATAGTCGGCCTGCGGTTCCAGCATCAATACGATCGAGCTGTGGCCCAGATTGGTGTTGGGGCCGTACAGGAAGAAGAGATTCGGGAAACCATGAACGGACACACCGCGATAGGCGCTCGGTGAACCCGCCCAGGTCTCGGCGAGTGTCTTTCCATCGCGTCCGTGGATGACCGACGCGATCGGCGGCTCGGTGGGTGTGAACCCGGTCGCGAAGATGACGGTGTCCACCTCGTGTGCGGTGCCGGCCGCATCCACCGCCGCGGTGGCGGTGAGGCCGGTGATGGCGCCGGTGACCGTCACGTTGGGACGCTGCAGCGCCGGAAACCACTTGTTGGTGAGCAGCATTCGCTTACAGCCGATGGTGTAGGACGGCGTCAACTGCCGACGCAGCTCCTCGTCGCGGACCTGCACTCGCAGTTGAGTTTTCGCGATGGCCGTGGCAATCGGCAGCAGCTGCGGGCGACGCGCCATCAGCAACACGTAGAACTCGCGATAAGCCCAGACCGCCTTGCGGACGATTCGGTGTGCCACACGGATTCGGCGATACAGGGTCCGTTCGAGTCGGCCGATCGAGCGGTCCAGGCGCGGCACCACCCACGCGGGGGTGCGCGCGAAGACGGTCAGATGGGCGACCTGGTCGACGATCTCCGGCACGATCTGGATCGCCGACGCCCCGCTACCGACGACCGCGACGCGTCGTCCGGCCAGGCTTCGGCTGTGATCCCAAGCGGCGCTGTGGAAGACGGTCCCGGTGAAGTCATCGGTGCCGGGCAGCGTCGGCGCCGTTGGCTCCGACAGTGCCCCCGGCGCGGCGACCAGGTGGCGACAGCGGAGACGCCCGCGCGAGGTGAGCACGGACCACTCCTGATCGTCGTCCTCCCATCGGGCCTCGAGAAGCTCGCAGTCGTAGTAGATCTGGTCGTCGAATCCGGCTGCGACACCGCGAAGATATCGGTGGATCTCGTCGCGGCGACCGTACGTGTGCGACCAGTCCGGATTGGGGGCAAAGGACAGCGAATAGAGCGAGGTGGGAACGTCGCAGGCAGCACCCGGGTAGTCGTTGTCGCGCCACACGCCGCCGGCGCCGGCCGCCCGCTCGATGGCGACGACCGTGAGGTCGGGATGATCGCGGCGCAGGCTGTGCAACGCGGCCAGTCCGCCGAAACCCACACCGACGACGAGGACGTCGGCGCACTGGGGCAAGTGCTCAAGGGTGCTCATGACGTGAGGGTGTCCTTCCACAGCGGGATCAGGCGGTTGATGACGTCACGGTTGGCCTCGGGTGTGCGGAGAATCGCCGAGACGGCCATGCCGCGGGCGAGCTCGGCACTGAGTTCGATCTGACCGGGGGAGTAGCGGTCACCGAACAACTCGAGCGCGCCGGTGGCGATGGCATCGGACACCTTCTGCTCGAGTGGGACCATCGCGGCTCGTAAGACCGGATCGGTGCGTGCGGCGACCCAGAGTTCGAGCGCGGCGTCGAACAGCGGTCCGCTGAACGCCTCGACGAGGATCTCGATGTCCTCGTCGCCGGTGCGCGGGCGGGAGAGCAGTTCGGTCATGCGGCGCTCGACGAGATGCCCGACCGCGGCGACGACCAGCGATTCGCGGGTGGGGAACTGGTGCAGGAGTGCACCCCGGGAGACCCCGGCCCGCCGGTTGACCTCCTGCGTGGTGGTGCGGGCATAGCCCACCTCGACCAGCGATTCGATGGTCGCGTCGAGCACTCGGACGCGGGTCGCGGCACTGCGCTGCGCCTGGGTTCGACGTGGGGCTGGATCATCTGGGGTGTCGTCGGTCACGGCGCTGATGCTAGCCAGGATTCCACAAACAGTCCAGACTGCTTGTAAATCGCGTACGAAATCTGGTCGTGGTGGTGCTGCGGTCTGCGTGGTGCGTGCGTGGGGGCTCAGAGGTACAGATTTCGGCGCGGGCCGCGTCCGCGTAGGTTGGGTTCATGCGATTCGGCATGTTCATTCCACAGGGTTGGCGTTTGGATCTCACCGGCATCGAGCCGGCCGCACAGTGGGCGGCGATGTCGTCGGTCGCCGCGGCGGCCGAGTCCGGCGGGTGGGACTCGGTCTGGGTATACGACCACTTCCACACCGTCCCGCTCCCCACCGACGAGGCCACCCACGAGGCCTGGACGCTGGTGTCGGCGCTGGCGGCGACGACCAGCCGCGTGGACATCGGTCAGATGTGCACCGCCATGAGCTACCGCAACCCGATGTATCTGGCCAAGGTGGCCGCGACCGCCGACCTGATCTCCGGCGGGCGGGTGCAGATGGGCATCGGCGCCGGCTGGTACGAGCAGGAGTGGCGCGCCTACGGATACGGATTCCCTTCCGCCGGCGAACGTCTCGCCCGCCTCGACGAGGGTGTGCAGATCATGCGTCAGGCCTGGCGAGAAGGACGGGCCACCTTCGCCGGCAAGCACTACACCGTCGACGACGCCATCTGCGCCCCGCGACCCCCGGGCGGGGACATTCCGATGTGGATCGCCGGCGGCGGCGAACGCAAGACGCTACGGATCGCCGCCGAGTACGCCGACTACACCAACTTCGACGGCACGCCCGACGGCTTCACGCATAAATCCGCTGTGCTGCAACAGCACTGCGCCGATCTTGGACGCGACTTCGATGCCATCACCCGCTCGGCCAACTACAACATCATGCTCGGCGCCACCGAGGCGGAGGTCACCCGCAAGCTCGACGACCTGCAGGCGCGCTACGCCGAGTTCGTGGGACCCGACTCCGCGGCCGCGACGATGGGCGCCTTCCGCGGCATGCCCGGCGTCGGAACCCCCGAGCAGGTCGCCGAGAACCTGAGTGCCCTTGCCGCCAAGGGGCTTTCGTATATAATCTGCTACTTCCCGGATGTAGCGCGCGATCGTGGGGACTTGGAACTGTTCCAGCAGAAGGTGATTCCGGCGCTGCGGTGAGCCGAGTCTCAATACTGCTGGTTGAGCCGCGGCGGTCTCGCTTCGCTCGACCGTCGCGGCTCAACGAGCAGAAGAGGGAGCGGTCGAGCGGCAGTAGCGGGCTGCCGCCTCGCTTCGCTCGCTCCTATCTCACAATCCCCGTAGTCGCTCCGCCGCCTCGGCGATGATCTCGGGACGTTTGGCAAAGGCGAAGCGCACCATGTGTTTCCACGGGTCGCGGTCGTCGGCGAAGACGCTCACCGGTACGGCGGCCACCCCGATCCGTTCGGGGAGCGAGCGGCAGAACTCGATGCCGTCGGTGTAACCGAGGGGGCGGGGGTCGGCGCAGACGAAGTAGGTTGCCTCGCTGCGGTGGACGCTGAAGCCGGCGTTCCTCAGCGCCGCCGACAACAGGTCGCGTTGCGCTTCGAGGGCGACGGCGGAGGAAGCGACCCAGTCCATCTCATGGTCGAGGGCATGCGCGACGGCCGGCTGGAACGGGCCCGAACCCACATAGGACATGTACTGCTTGGCGGTACGCGCCGAGGCCACCAGGTCGCGCGGGCCGCTGATCCAGCCGACCTTCCAGCCGGTGCAGTTGAAGGTCTTACCCGCACTGGAAATGCGTAGGGTGCGTTCGCGCATGCCGGGCAGCGTCGCCAGCGGTGTGTGTTTGCGGCCGTCGAACAACAGGTGCTCGTACACCTCGTCGGTGACGGCGATGACGTCGTGCTCGACGCAGAGTCGGGCGATCTCGGCGAGGTCGTCGTCGTGCAGCACGGTGCCGGTGGGATTGTGTGGCGAGTTGACGATGATCATCGCCGTCTCCGGTCCGAAGGCGGCGGCCAGCCGATCGCGGTCGAGGACGAAACCGTCCCCGTCGCCGATCAACCCCACGGTGCGCCGGACGCCACCGGCCATGGCGACGGTCGCCGCGTAGACGTCGTAGTAGGGCTCGATCATGATGACCTCGCGGCCCGGTTCCACCAGCCCGACGACGGCGCCGGCGAGGGCCTCCGTCGCGCCGACCGTCACCAGCACCTCCGTGTCCGGGTCATAGTCGAGTCCGTAGTGCGCGAGCTGGTGACGGGCGACGGCCTGGCGCAGGGCTGGGATGCCGATACCGGGCGGGTACTGGTTGTGGCCGTCGGCGATGGCGGACTGCGCTGCTGCCAGCATCGATGCCGGGCCGTCCGTGTCCGGGAAGCCCTGTCCGAGGTTCACCGCGTCGTGTGCGACCGCCAGGGCCGACATCTCGGCAAAGATCGTCGTCGCGAAGGGCGCTAGGCGCTGCACGGTTGCCATACGCCCAGGCTGTCACATCGTTCGGTTGACCACTTATCGCCGGTCATCTCGCATCCGGTCACACTCGGATGACAGACTGGGACGGTCGCGTGTTGGGAAAGGGCTGAGGAGAGTGGATGCCGCGCAATCCGGGTGAGCACTTTGCCGGCTACACCATCATCCGGCTCATCGGCCGCGGCGGCATGGGCGAGATCTACCTGGCCCGCCACCCGCACCTGCCACGCAACGAGGCCCTCAAGGTGCTGCCCGCCGAACTCAGCCGCGATCCGATGTACCGGCAGCGCTTCGTCCGGGAGGCCGAACTCGCCTCCAGCGTGGTGCATCCGTCCATCGTGACGATCTTCAACTCCGGTGAGTACGACGGTCATCTGTGGATCGCGATGGAGTACATCGATGGCATCGACGGGCTCAAACTGCTCCGGCAGCATCCCGGTGGACTGCAGGTGCCGACGGTGGTCGCGGTGGTCCGCTCCATCGGGGCGGCCCTCGACCGCGCGCACGCCCACGGGCTGCTGCACCGCGACGTCAAACCGGCGAACATCCTGCTGCAGGATCCGCAGGGGCCCGAGCCGCGCGTCCTGCTCGCCGACTTCGGCATCGCGAAATCCCAGCAGGATGTCAGCAATCTGACGTCGACCAACATGTTCCTGGGCACCGTCGCCTACGCGGCACCCGAACAACTCCTCGGCGATCCGGTCGACGGCCGGGCCGATCAGTACTCGCTGGCTGCGACGGTCTACGAACTGATCACCGGCCGGCCGCCGTTTCAGGGCGCCAACTCGGCATCGATCATCGCCCATCACCTGCACACCGACGCCCCGCACGCCAGCGACCTCCGACGCGGCATCTCGCCGGCCGTCGACGACGTGCTGTCCCGCGCGCTCGCCAAGCCGCCCGCCGACCGGTACGAGTCGTGCCGGGCCTTCGCCGCCGCGCTCGAGCGGGCGCTGACCGCTCCGGCCGCGAGCACCGTCGCGCCACCACGTCTCCAGAAGCGCCCCCAGCCGCAACCTCAGCCGGTGCCACCACCCCAGCCGCCACCCCAGCATCAGCCCTACCCGTATCAGCCGCCGCCGTCGGGTCCCATCGGCCCGGCGAGTGGACCGTTCACCGGGCCTGCACCGGTGCCGGAGCGGGACCGGAGTTCCGGGGTGCTCATCGGCCTGAGTGTGGCCGCAGTGCTGCTCCTGATCGGCATCGTGGCAGGCGTCATCTATGTCGGGAAATCGATCTCCGACGCCGCGGACAAGACCGCCGCGGGTACCAGCCGAACCGTCACCGGCACCGACGACGGCAGTCCGTCGACGCCACCGGGGGCGGGGAATCCGGCCACCCGGACGGTCGATTCCTCACCCGAGCCGATCACCGGTCCGTCGCAGATCTCACCCGGGGAATGTCTCACCATCGCCGAGCAGCCGGGCAACACGGGAAGCGTGCTGGCCTCCAAGGTCGACTGCGACTCGGCCGGCCTCAACTTCTACGCGGCATCGGTCATCGCGTCGAGTTCGTCGTGTGCCAGCACCCGCAACTCGATCATCACCTTCCCGGGTTCCAACGAGAAGCTGTGTATCACACCGAACTTCGTCCAATCGCTGTGCTATCAGGTGCCCCTCGGCGGGGGCTCGCTCACCGACTATCAGGAGGTGTCGTGTTCTGGGCCGCCGGCGCGGAACACGGTGCTGGCCAAGGTGACCCGACGCTCCGACGAGTCGATCAGCTGCGCCGCGGGGGAGACCCGCTGGACCTTCTCCGAACCGCAGTCCATCGGGTACTGCCTCGACGAGGTGTGAACCTGCCTCCGGTTTGGCTCTAGGGTTGTGGAATGTGTTGGTGCGCTGACATTGTCGGGTTGCGGGTGGTTTCGACGCGCTCCACCAGTACGGTCGGGTCGATCTCGATCTGAGCCGCCCCTTCCTGCTGGCTGAGCCGCCACGAGCCGCTAGGCGAGAGGCGTGTCGAAGCCACTGGTGAGTCGAGAATGTCAGGGCCCCAGTGCAGTCCACCCCGCCGGACCGGTGCTTGCGGACATTGTTGTCTCACCGGTGGTTTCGACGCGCGGCGCTCGTTCCTCGCCGTCGCGGCTCAACCAGCATATGGGCGGCTCGACGGCCAGGTGCGGGCGGCGCCTCACGAATGGGCGGCTGCGCTCAGCCCGTCGCCTCGTCGCCGATCGCCGGTCCGAGCAGATCGTCGGCGTCGGTGATGCGGTAGGCATAGCCCTGCTCGGCGAGGAAGCGTTGCCGGTGCGCGGCGTAATCGGCGTCGAGCGTGTCGCGGGAGACGACCGAGTAGAAGTGTGCCTGACCGCCATCGGATTTGGGCCGCAACAGTCGGCCGAGGCGTTGCGCCTCTTCCTGTCGTGAACCGAAGGTGCCCGACACCTGGACGGCCACCGACGCCTCGGGGAGATCGATGGAGAAGTTGGCGACCTTGGAGACCACCAGCGTCTGCAGTTCGCCGGACCGGAACCGGTCGAAGAGGGCCTCGCGCTCCTTGTTCTTGGTGGAACCCTGGATCACCGGTGCGTCGAGCTCACGTCCGAGTTCCTCGAGCTGATCGATGTACGCGCCGATCACCAGCGTCTGAGAATCGCTGTGCCGCGCCAGGATCGACTTCACCACGTTGACCTTGGTGTGTGCGGTGGAGCAGAGCTTGTACTTCTCCTCCGGCTCGGCGACGGCGTACTGCAGGCGCTCGTTGTCGGTGAGGGTGACGCGGACCTCGATGCATTCGGCCGGCGCGATCCAGCCCTGCGCCTCGATGTCCTTCCACGGCGCATCATAGCGTTTGGGGCCGATGAGGCTGAACACGTCACCCTCGCGGCCGTCCTCACGGACCAGTGTCGCGGTGAGACCGAGGCGGCGGCGGGATTGCAGGTCGGCGGTCATGCGGAACACCGGTGCGGGTAGCAGGTGCACCTCGTCGTAGATGATCAGGCCCCAGTCGCGGGAATCGAACAGGTCGAGATTGCGGTACTCGCCCTTCGACTTTCGCGTCATCACCTGATATGTCGCGATGGTGACCGGCCGGATCTCCTTGCGCTCGCCCGAGTATTCGCCGATCTCCTCCTCGGTCAGCGTGGTGCGGGCGATCAGCTCACGCTTCCACTGCCGTCCGGCGACGGTGTTGGTCACCAGGATGAGGGTGGTGGCACCGGCCTTGGCCATCGCGGCCGCACCGACCATCGTCTTGCCCGCGCCGCAGGGGAGTACCACCACGCCGGAACCACCGGCCCAGAACGAGTCGGCGGCCATCTCCTGATAGTCCCGAAGATGCCAGTCACCCTGATCGAGGCCGATCGGGTGCGCCTCACCGTCGACGTACCCGGCCAGGTCCTCGGCCGGCCAGCCGACCTTCAGCAGCACCTGCTTGAGGCGGCCGCGCTCGGAAGGATGGACCACGACTGTGTCGTCGTCGATGCGCGCTCCCAGCATCGGGGCGATCTTCTTGTTGCGCATCACCTCCTCGAGAACCGCGCGGTCGAGGCTGACCAGGGTGAGCCCCTGGGCGGGATGCTTGACCAGTTGCAGCCGGCCGAACCGGCCCATGGTGTCGACGACGTCCATGAGCAGCGGTTGCGGCACCGCGTAGCGGGAGTAGGTGACCAGCGCGTCGACCACCTGCTCGGCGTCGTGCCCGGCGGCCCGGGCATTCCACAGCGCCAGCGGGGTCACCCGGTAGGTGTGCACGTGTTCGGGCGCGCGTTCCAACTCGGCGAATGGCGCGATCGCTGCGCGGGCGGCCGGCGCGTCGGGGTGGTCGACCTCGAGCAGCAGCGTTTTGTCGGATTGCACGATCAGTGGTCCATCGGTCACCTGTCCATTGTCCAGATCAGACCGGCACCCAGCCACCCCGGCATCGACGACGCTTCGCGCGAACGCCACAGCAGCCTCACGCGTCCCGCCGACGGTCGCTCAGAAGACCCGAAGCCCCAGGCGTCGCCGAACACGCAGATCGAGCAGGTTGAGATGCAGCATCCCCTTGACGACCGGGCGCATCACCGGGTCGATGAGCCGGAAGCCGGCGAGCGTCGCGCGGTAGCGGCGCGCATGCCGCTCCGACCACCGCCATCCCATCAGCTCGCGGATGTCGTCGGGCAGGCCGGCGCTGATGACGTAGGCCATGCTCGGACCCAGCGTGCGGTGCGCGAGGGTGCCCAGTCGGCCGGCGCGGTACTCCAGGAACGACAGGTCGGACAGGCTCTGGAGTTCCGCGCGCACCGGCGGGTCGATGCGGAGCTTGGTGACCTCCGAACTCCAGTACGCGACCAGTGCGTCGTAGCTGCGCGGCCACTTCGACAGCGGCACGTTGAGGGCGGTGCCCAGTGGATGGGCTTGCTGGACAACGAGTTCCCGCTCCCGCGCGGTGAGCGGTCCGTAGAGCAGTTCGTACTGGTCGATGAAGTACTTGAGCAGGCACACCGCCACCCACAGCTGCAGCCGCGCGTCGCTGGCGCTGTAGCGGACCGGCGATTGCGGCGTCGAGTAGACCTGCTGGTGGATCTTGCCGACTTCGCGATGAACGAAGGCCTGGTCGTCGGCGTTGCCGAGCAGCGCGACCGCGAGGAACGTACCGGTGGTGCGGCCCCGCTTGATCGGCCGCTTGATGGCGTTGCCGGAATCCACCCGGCTCTCGTTGACGCCGTAACCGACCTTCGGGTTCGCCAGTTGCATGATGACGTTGGACCCGGCGATCGTCGGGCCGAGCGAGGTGATCAGGTCGGCGGGCTGACGGATCGGACGACGACGTCGCGCGCGCGGCATGTCCGCGACGAGGTCGTGCTGAAAGGGCGCGACCGGCTCGGGCAGATCGGTGTATTCCGGTGCGGCGCTCATGACCGTCCCTCCTGCCGGGTGATGAAGAAGTCGGGAAGCTTGGGATTGGGTGTGATCCGCCGGAATGGGTATCGCGCCGAGTCTGGCAAGAACCGGTCGATCACCCGGACGGTGTGCACGAGTGCGTCGAATCGCTTCTGGCGGCGGCTGTTCCACTCGATGCCGAGCAGTTCTCGGGTCTGCGGCGGCAGCAGGCCGGCGCCGGACAGCACGATGAGCCGCTGAAACGGCCGGGCACCGAGATTCCAGATGAACGTGGGGCCGCGGAAGGACGGATGCCGGGGCAGGGGCCGGCTGTCGACGTCGAGTACCCGGCCGGTGCTCAGATTGCGTTCGAGCACATCGTCGACGACGTGCCAGTAGTACTCCCAGAAATCCTCGCGGGTCTTCGGGATCACACGCTCGGGAACACCGAGGGCGCGCGCGGTGCGCTTCCAGTCGTCGTAGAGGGCGTCCTCGAGCTCGACGTCGACCTCACCGTCGAACACCCGACGGATGTCGGCCTGCGTGGAGTATCCGGTCGCGGCGACCCACAGGTAGGCATCCGCGTTGAGTGCGTGATATGAACGGCCATGCACGTCAACGCCTTTGACGTTGCTATGGACAGCGCGCAGGTGTTCGGCCGCGGCGTGGGCGCCCGCGTCGCAGTGGCCTCCATAGATGGCGAACATCGTCTGGAACCGGCGGGTGAGTGTTCCCCAGCGGTCGGTGTCGAACCTGGAGTGCTGGCCCGCACCCGCCCCGACCACGGGGTGGGCCACCTCCAACCAGATGGTCGACCGCGCACCCAGCAGGGCGCGCCAATCGTTGCCGTGGCGCCAACTGGCCGAGTCCGGTCCGAGCGGTGCTCGCGAGATGTCCTGTGCCGCAGGCACAGTGACCGTCGGAGTATCGGTATCGATCAACTCATCTGTCCGCATCGTCGCGGTCCCGCCTTCACGTCGTGATAGATGGAGTACCCTGACTCTATCAAAATGAGACGCAGAGCACATCACATCTCAGCGGGTGTCGGTGCGGGCCGGCGTAACCGCAGGTCAGCGCGCTGTCGCTGTCAGCAGTCCCACCAGGTAGGTCGTGGCAAAACGGCGTGCCTCGGCGGCGTCGCCGATCGGGATGACACTTCCACCGGGAGCCTCGATCAACGAATTCATGAGACGCGAGATGATCTCGCCGACCACCTCGATGTCGAGATCGGCGGGCAGCCGGCCCGTCTGCTGCCACGGCCGGAGGCTGGCGGCGATCGTGGTCCGGCCGAGGCGGACGATGGTCGCGTCGGTGAGAAACGCCGACAGTTCCGACGATTCACCCGCGTCGCGCAGGCTACGCGTGAGGAGTTTGGGTTGGGACGCCTCGCGGACAAAGGCCGTGAAGGTCTCCACGATCAGCTCCTCCGGGCCGGTGGCCGATGCGCCCGCGGCCGAGAGTGTGTTCGCCAGGCGGATCGCCTCGTCGATGATCGCGTACCGCACCAGGCGCCGCCGGTGGCGAAAGCGGCGGTACACCGTGGCCACCCCCACGCCGGCCTGTGCGGCGATGTCCTCCATGGTGGTCTCGGAGAACCCGTTCTCGGAGAAGCGGATTCGTGCCGCGGTCACGATCTTGCGCGCGGTCGCGTCGAGGTCACCGGGCAGTTCCCACGGGCCCTCGCTGGTCGGGACTGCGGTATCGGGATCGTCGTCAGACATCGTCGGCCGATCGGGAGGTCTCGCGCACGACGATCAGCCTACGGCGTCGCGCGGGCCGAGCGGGTCGATGACGACGAGGCCGCGAACCGCGCCGCTCCGATGACTCGAACCGCAATTCAAAGCATATGTTGCATACTTCACATTTCTTATACGAAAGCAGATTGCCTCCCTGCAATCGGCCGGATCAGCCTCCACACTGGTGCCGGTGGTGCCGACGGCGCTGGCACTGCTGGGCCGGGTGCAGGCGAGCTTCCCGGACGCACAACGCAACGGACTGCAGATCGCCACCCTGCTCGAGCGTATCCGCCGCGCCCTGCCCGACGGGCCGAACGGACCGGTCTTCACCGTCGACGTCGTCCTGCGGGCAGTGCCGTCGGTGGCGGCCGCGCTCGGCACCCGGGGAGCGCCCCGATGACCAGATTCTCGCGCGCCATCGTCTATCTGCTCGTGTTCGCGGCCTTCGCGGTCGCCGGCGGCGTGTTCATCGCGTGCGATCACCCGGCCCGTCTCCGGTGCGAGCGACGAGTTCACCGCGGAGTTCACCGACGTCGCGGGTCTGCGACCGGGCAACGACGTCCGATCGCTGGGCGTCCGGGTCGGTAAGGTCACCGGCATCGAGCTGTACCGGCCGGCCGGCGCCGACGTGACACTGGCCAGGGTGGACTTCACCCTGACCGACTCCCAACGAATCTTCGGCGACTCGCGGCTGGCCATCCGCTACCTCAACCTCACCGGAATCCGCTACCTCGACCTGCAGCAGCAGGCGCGGGCCGGTGCTCCCCGCCCACCCGGTAGCGTGATCGGAACCGACTCCACCACACCGTCATTCGACATCACCCGGGTGTTCCGTGGTCTCGCACCGGTGTTCGCGGTGATGAGTCCCGACGACATCAACCACTTCTCGGAGAGCATGCTGGCCCTCGTACAGGGCGACGGGACCGGACTCGATCGCTTCATCGCATCGCTGTCCAAGGTCGTGCAGTTCACCGACGACCGCTCCGCGCTGATCGACACCCTGGTGCGCAACCTGACCGAACTGTCCTCGTCGATCACCGGCGGGGCACAGTATCTGACCCCGATCGTCAACTACCTCGGCCGCTTCGGCTCGGTACTGGCGCGCGTGACACCGGAACTGCGCACCTTTGCCGACGTCTCCGGCGCCTTCATCGTCGAAGTGGACAAGCTGCTCGCCACCCTCGGGTTGCGGGAGAACGGCACCCCCGATCTCAATTACTTCGTGGGACAGGCGCTTCCGTTCGCCCGGGCGACGATCGGTCTGCTCGGCCTCACCCCGGGAATCCTCAACGCCATCAACACCGTGATGCCCGCGCCCGGTTCACCGGCCACCATGACGTGTTCCCGCGGCCGGGCCGATCTTCCGCCGGCGGTGGCGATCTTCATCAAGGGAACGCAGGTGACGCTGTGCAAGCG is part of the Gordonia bronchialis DSM 43247 genome and encodes:
- a CDS encoding TetR/AcrR family transcriptional regulator: MTDDTPDDPAPRRTQAQRSAATRVRVLDATIESLVEVGYARTTTQEVNRRAGVSRGALLHQFPTRESLVVAAVGHLVERRMTELLSRPRTGDEDIEILVEAFSGPLFDAALELWVAARTDPVLRAAMVPLEQKVSDAIATGALELFGDRYSPGQIELSAELARGMAVSAILRTPEANRDVINRLIPLWKDTLTS
- a CDS encoding LLM class F420-dependent oxidoreductase, with amino-acid sequence MRFGMFIPQGWRLDLTGIEPAAQWAAMSSVAAAAESGGWDSVWVYDHFHTVPLPTDEATHEAWTLVSALAATTSRVDIGQMCTAMSYRNPMYLAKVAATADLISGGRVQMGIGAGWYEQEWRAYGYGFPSAGERLARLDEGVQIMRQAWREGRATFAGKHYTVDDAICAPRPPGGDIPMWIAGGGERKTLRIAAEYADYTNFDGTPDGFTHKSAVLQQHCADLGRDFDAITRSANYNIMLGATEAEVTRKLDDLQARYAEFVGPDSAAATMGAFRGMPGVGTPEQVAENLSALAAKGLSYIICYFPDVARDRGDLELFQQKVIPALR
- a CDS encoding serine/threonine-protein kinase; this translates as MPRNPGEHFAGYTIIRLIGRGGMGEIYLARHPHLPRNEALKVLPAELSRDPMYRQRFVREAELASSVVHPSIVTIFNSGEYDGHLWIAMEYIDGIDGLKLLRQHPGGLQVPTVVAVVRSIGAALDRAHAHGLLHRDVKPANILLQDPQGPEPRVLLADFGIAKSQQDVSNLTSTNMFLGTVAYAAPEQLLGDPVDGRADQYSLAATVYELITGRPPFQGANSASIIAHHLHTDAPHASDLRRGISPAVDDVLSRALAKPPADRYESCRAFAAALERALTAPAASTVAPPRLQKRPQPQPQPVPPPQPPPQHQPYPYQPPPSGPIGPASGPFTGPAPVPERDRSSGVLIGLSVAAVLLLIGIVAGVIYVGKSISDAADKTAAGTSRTVTGTDDGSPSTPPGAGNPATRTVDSSPEPITGPSQISPGECLTIAEQPGNTGSVLASKVDCDSAGLNFYAASVIASSSSCASTRNSIITFPGSNEKLCITPNFVQSLCYQVPLGGGSLTDYQEVSCSGPPARNTVLAKVTRRSDESISCAAGETRWTFSEPQSIGYCLDEV
- a CDS encoding pyridoxal phosphate-dependent aminotransferase; its protein translation is MATVQRLAPFATTIFAEMSALAVAHDAVNLGQGFPDTDGPASMLAAAQSAIADGHNQYPPGIGIPALRQAVARHQLAHYGLDYDPDTEVLVTVGATEALAGAVVGLVEPGREVIMIEPYYDVYAATVAMAGGVRRTVGLIGDGDGFVLDRDRLAAAFGPETAMIIVNSPHNPTGTVLHDDDLAEIARLCVEHDVIAVTDEVYEHLLFDGRKHTPLATLPGMRERTLRISSAGKTFNCTGWKVGWISGPRDLVASARTAKQYMSYVGSGPFQPAVAHALDHEMDWVASSAVALEAQRDLLSAALRNAGFSVHRSEATYFVCADPRPLGYTDGIEFCRSLPERIGVAAVPVSVFADDRDPWKHMVRFAFAKRPEIIAEAAERLRGL
- a CDS encoding DNA repair helicase XPB, coding for MTDGPLIVQSDKTLLLEVDHPDAPAARAAIAPFAELERAPEHVHTYRVTPLALWNARAAGHDAEQVVDALVTYSRYAVPQPLLMDVVDTMGRFGRLQLVKHPAQGLTLVSLDRAVLEEVMRNKKIAPMLGARIDDDTVVVHPSERGRLKQVLLKVGWPAEDLAGYVDGEAHPIGLDQGDWHLRDYQEMAADSFWAGGSGVVVLPCGAGKTMVGAAAMAKAGATTLILVTNTVAGRQWKRELIARTTLTEEEIGEYSGERKEIRPVTIATYQVMTRKSKGEYRNLDLFDSRDWGLIIYDEVHLLPAPVFRMTADLQSRRRLGLTATLVREDGREGDVFSLIGPKRYDAPWKDIEAQGWIAPAECIEVRVTLTDNERLQYAVAEPEEKYKLCSTAHTKVNVVKSILARHSDSQTLVIGAYIDQLEELGRELDAPVIQGSTKNKEREALFDRFRSGELQTLVVSKVANFSIDLPEASVAVQVSGTFGSRQEEAQRLGRLLRPKSDGGQAHFYSVVSRDTLDADYAAHRQRFLAEQGYAYRITDADDLLGPAIGDEATG
- a CDS encoding flavin-containing monooxygenase; amino-acid sequence: MSTLEHLPQCADVLVVGVGFGGLAALHSLRRDHPDLTVVAIERAAGAGGVWRDNDYPGAACDVPTSLYSLSFAPNPDWSHTYGRRDEIHRYLRGVAAGFDDQIYYDCELLEARWEDDDQEWSVLTSRGRLRCRHLVAAPGALSEPTAPTLPGTDDFTGTVFHSAAWDHSRSLAGRRVAVVGSGASAIQIVPEIVDQVAHLTVFARTPAWVVPRLDRSIGRLERTLYRRIRVAHRIVRKAVWAYREFYVLLMARRPQLLPIATAIAKTQLRVQVRDEELRRQLTPSYTIGCKRMLLTNKWFPALQRPNVTVTGAITGLTATAAVDAAGTAHEVDTVIFATGFTPTEPPIASVIHGRDGKTLAETWAGSPSAYRGVSVHGFPNLFFLYGPNTNLGHSSIVLMLEPQADYVATALAALRRLDKVTVEVTQAAQDHYNAELDNELDGTVWNRGGCSSWYIDATGRNSVMWPNYTSEYRRLMATFDPADHVLGSTHRTAVPHPDELKVVQ